The proteins below are encoded in one region of Paracoccus methylovorus:
- a CDS encoding DMT family transporter produces MVTENFRGAILMVVSMVLFAFEDVFIKLLSAELPYSQVLGLIGLLGFLVFGTMLKLRGGRLFTRDLLTPIVLFRSLAEAVGSIGMVVALALSDLSSTSAIMQALPLAIVLGAAVFLGEPVGWRRWSAIIAGFFGVLLVIRPGLAGFQPVSLMALLSVLALAVRDIITRRVPVHVRSDQLAASAFFAILIASVLMGLTLGQEVVMPSPRQSLLFLVCIGVGVGGYALLVTATRVGEASALAPYRYARLVFALILAFLVFDERPDAMTMLGAAIIVTSGCYTMWREAVLRRRRLREAGFAAGC; encoded by the coding sequence ATGGTCACTGAAAACTTTCGTGGCGCAATTCTGATGGTCGTGTCGATGGTGTTGTTCGCCTTCGAGGATGTGTTCATCAAGCTGCTTTCGGCCGAGCTGCCCTATTCGCAGGTGCTGGGCCTGATCGGGTTGCTGGGATTTCTTGTCTTCGGGACCATGCTGAAGCTGAGAGGGGGGCGGCTTTTTACCCGCGACCTGCTTACGCCCATCGTGCTGTTTCGCAGCCTTGCCGAGGCGGTCGGCTCGATCGGAATGGTCGTGGCGCTGGCGCTGTCCGACCTGTCCTCGACCTCGGCGATCATGCAGGCGCTGCCACTGGCCATCGTTCTGGGGGCGGCGGTGTTTCTGGGCGAGCCGGTGGGCTGGAGGCGCTGGAGTGCGATCATCGCCGGCTTTTTCGGGGTCCTGCTGGTGATCCGGCCGGGGCTTGCGGGTTTCCAGCCGGTTTCGCTGATGGCCCTGTTGTCGGTGCTGGCGCTTGCCGTGCGCGACATCATCACCCGCCGCGTTCCGGTCCATGTCAGGTCCGATCAGTTGGCGGCTTCGGCCTTTTTCGCCATTCTGATTGCCTCGGTGCTCATGGGGCTCACGCTTGGGCAGGAGGTCGTCATGCCCAGCCCCCGCCAATCGCTGCTGTTTCTGGTCTGCATTGGCGTCGGCGTGGGCGGCTATGCGTTGCTGGTCACCGCGACCCGTGTGGGCGAGGCATCTGCACTGGCGCCCTATCGCTACGCGCGCCTTGTCTTTGCCCTGATCCTCGCCTTTCTCGTCTTTGACGAGCGGCCGGATGCGATGACCATGCTGGGTGCGGCGATCATCGTGACCTCTGGTTGCTATACCATGTGGCGCGAAGCCGTGTTGCGCCGCCGCCGGTTGCGCGAGGCCGGATTTGCCGCTGGCTGCTGA
- a CDS encoding cupin domain-containing protein yields the protein MTLRQVGDARLHNLQILHERHEPGADTGETMLAHHGSEGGIVIAGEIELTVGRQRRVLKAGDSYLFASHQPHRFRNISDREAVVVSACTPPYL from the coding sequence ATGACCCTGCGCCAGGTCGGCGACGCCCGGCTGCACAACCTGCAGATCCTGCACGAACGCCATGAACCCGGCGCCGACACCGGCGAGACCATGCTGGCCCATCACGGCAGCGAGGGTGGCATCGTCATCGCCGGAGAGATCGAACTGACGGTGGGCAGGCAACGCCGGGTGCTGAAGGCGGGCGACAGCTATCTTTTCGCCTCGCACCAACCGCATCGCTTCCGAAACATTTCAGATCGCGAGGCAGTGGTGGTCAGCGCCTGCACCCCACCCTATCTTTAG
- a CDS encoding carboxymuconolactone decarboxylase family protein, with the protein MSYKAKIDGMRSELRVMNKTIPEAAKGFGTLSKAVHDSGVLDVKTKELIALGMAIVQRCEPCILFHVEALMKAGATREELGDVLAMAIQMSGGPGMMYAGHALACWDELTAG; encoded by the coding sequence ATGAGCTACAAGGCCAAGATCGACGGAATGCGCAGTGAACTGCGGGTGATGAACAAGACCATCCCTGAGGCTGCAAAGGGGTTCGGCACACTGTCAAAGGCCGTGCATGACAGCGGCGTTCTGGACGTCAAGACCAAGGAGCTCATCGCCCTTGGCATGGCCATCGTGCAGCGTTGCGAACCCTGCATCCTCTTTCACGTCGAGGCACTGATGAAGGCCGGCGCGACGCGCGAGGAACTGGGCGACGTTCTGGCCATGGCAATCCAGATGAGCGGCGGACCGGGCATGATGTATGCGGGTCACGCGCTGGCTTGCTGGGACGAACTGACCGCCGGCTAG
- a CDS encoding IS630 family transposase — protein MVGRVADEVVLSAAERGFLEAQVRRHKAARSLSDRCRIILLCAEGLQSKEVGARLGVHEHTVGKWRRRSVRDRIEGLTDEYRPGRPRTVSDDQVAEVIERTLNTTPKDATHWSIRSMAVATGLSHTTIRRIWAAFGLQPHRSETFKLSTDPLFVDKVQDIVGLYMAPPNRAIVLCVDEKSQIQALDREQPVLPMAPGVAERRTHSYIRHGTTSLFAALDIATGAVIGKCYKRHRATAFLDFLKRIDATLPQGRDVHLVMDNYATHKTPKIKAWLARRPHWHVHFTPTSASWINQVERWFAELTRKQLQRGVHRSTADLEADIVAFIDAHNENPKPYRWVKSADEILASVKRFCQKTQQNLCAEI, from the coding sequence ATGGTAGGCCGGGTGGCGGACGAGGTGGTTCTGAGCGCCGCGGAGCGCGGGTTTCTGGAGGCTCAGGTTCGACGGCACAAGGCGGCGCGTTCGCTGTCGGACCGGTGCCGGATAATCCTGCTCTGTGCGGAAGGGCTGCAAAGCAAGGAGGTCGGCGCGCGGCTCGGAGTGCATGAGCATACTGTCGGCAAGTGGCGCAGACGGTCCGTCAGGGACCGGATCGAGGGGCTGACCGACGAATATCGTCCTGGTCGGCCCCGCACGGTGTCGGACGATCAGGTAGCCGAGGTGATCGAGCGGACACTGAACACCACGCCGAAGGACGCCACCCATTGGTCGATCCGCTCGATGGCTGTGGCGACGGGCCTGTCGCATACCACCATCCGCCGGATCTGGGCCGCCTTCGGCCTGCAACCGCATCGCAGCGAGACGTTCAAGCTCTCGACCGATCCGCTGTTCGTCGACAAGGTGCAGGATATCGTCGGCCTTTACATGGCCCCACCGAACCGGGCCATCGTGCTGTGCGTGGACGAAAAATCCCAGATTCAGGCGCTGGATCGGGAACAGCCGGTGTTGCCGATGGCGCCGGGTGTCGCCGAGCGGAGAACCCACAGCTATATCCGCCACGGTACGACCTCGCTGTTTGCAGCACTCGATATCGCCACAGGGGCGGTGATCGGCAAATGCTACAAGCGGCACCGGGCGACCGCGTTCCTCGACTTCCTGAAGCGGATCGATGCAACCTTGCCGCAAGGACGGGACGTGCATCTGGTGATGGACAACTACGCCACCCACAAGACACCCAAGATCAAGGCCTGGCTCGCCCGGCGCCCGCATTGGCATGTGCATTTCACACCCACCTCAGCCAGTTGGATCAACCAGGTGGAGCGCTGGTTCGCAGAACTGACGCGCAAGCAACTGCAACGGGGCGTCCACCGCTCCACCGCCGACCTCGAGGCGGACATTGTCGCATTCATCGACGCGCACAACGAGAACCCCAAGCCCTACCGATGGGTCAAATCCGCCGACGAAATCCTCGCGTCGGTCAAACGCTTCTGCCAGAAAACACAGCAAAATCTATGTGCCGAAATTTAG
- a CDS encoding Lrp/AsnC ligand binding domain-containing protein produces MIGIEGRGGDRIAGRVTGITAVTAVHSTNGKWDMIVELSTDTLADLDEVIRRIRNLDGVMISETNLILSTRRASGSPTRPVRGF; encoded by the coding sequence ATGATCGGGATCGAGGGCAGGGGAGGTGACCGCATTGCCGGGCGGGTGACCGGCATCACCGCGGTGACGGCAGTTCATTCCACGAACGGAAAGTGGGATATGATCGTTGAGTTGTCGACGGATACGCTTGCGGACCTCGATGAGGTCATCCGGCGTATAAGAAACCTCGACGGTGTGATGATTTCCGAAACGAACCTGATTCTCTCGACACGTCGGGCGTCCGGCAGCCCAACCCGGCCCGTTCGTGGGTTCTAG
- the lepA gene encoding translation elongation factor 4 — protein MTDLDLIRNFSIVAHIDHGKSTLADRLIQLTGTVAARDMKAQMLDSMDIERERGITIKANTVRIEYPARNGQTYVLNLIDTPGHVDFAYEVSRSMRAVEGSLLVVDATQGVEAQTLANVYQAIDAGHEIVPVLNKIDLPAAEPDRVKEQIEDVIGIDAQDAIEISAKTGLGIPDVLEAIVNRLPAPKGDRDAPLKAMLVDSWYDAYLGVVVMIRVMDGMIRKGDRIRMMQTKAVYGIDKLAVLRPQMQDIAELGPGEIGVFTASIKQVRDTRVGDTITHERKGCEAPLPGFKPAQPVVFCGLFPVDANDFEALRDAIEKLALNDASFSYEMETSAALGFGFRCGFLGLLHLEVIRDRLEREYDLDLITTAPSVVFRLHMRDGEVRELHNPADMPDLTHVDHIEEPRIKATIMVPDEYLGDVLKLCQDRRGIQLDLTYAGNRAMVVYDLPLAEVVFDFYDRLKSVTKGYASFDYQISEYREDYLVKMSILVNDEPVDALSIMVHRDRAESRGRAMVEKLKELIPRHMFKIPIQAAIGSRVIARETLSAMRKDVTAKCYGGDATRKKKLLEKQKAGKKKMRQFGKVEIPQTAFIQALKMDS, from the coding sequence ATGACCGACCTTGACCTCATCCGCAATTTCTCGATCGTGGCCCATATCGACCACGGAAAATCCACCTTGGCCGACCGGCTGATTCAGCTGACGGGGACGGTCGCCGCACGGGACATGAAAGCCCAGATGCTCGATAGCATGGATATCGAGCGGGAACGCGGCATCACCATCAAGGCCAACACCGTGCGCATCGAATATCCGGCGCGCAACGGGCAGACCTATGTGCTGAACCTGATCGACACCCCCGGTCACGTCGATTTCGCCTATGAGGTCAGCCGGAGCATGCGCGCGGTCGAGGGCTCGTTGCTGGTCGTGGACGCAACGCAAGGGGTCGAGGCGCAGACGCTGGCCAACGTCTATCAGGCCATCGACGCTGGGCACGAGATCGTGCCGGTGCTGAACAAGATTGACCTGCCGGCCGCCGAACCCGACCGCGTCAAGGAACAGATCGAGGACGTGATCGGCATCGACGCCCAGGACGCCATCGAGATCTCGGCCAAGACAGGGTTGGGCATCCCCGATGTGCTTGAGGCCATCGTCAACCGCCTGCCGGCGCCCAAGGGCGATCGGGACGCGCCGCTCAAGGCCATGCTGGTCGACAGTTGGTATGACGCCTATCTGGGCGTCGTCGTCATGATCCGGGTCATGGATGGGATGATTCGCAAGGGCGACCGCATCCGCATGATGCAGACCAAGGCCGTCTATGGCATCGACAAGCTGGCAGTGCTGCGTCCGCAGATGCAGGATATCGCCGAACTGGGCCCGGGCGAGATCGGCGTATTCACCGCCTCGATCAAGCAGGTGCGCGACACCCGCGTCGGCGACACCATCACGCATGAGCGCAAGGGTTGCGAAGCGCCGCTGCCGGGCTTCAAACCGGCGCAGCCGGTGGTGTTCTGCGGCTTGTTCCCCGTGGACGCCAACGACTTTGAGGCTTTGCGCGACGCCATCGAGAAGCTGGCCCTGAACGATGCGAGCTTCAGCTATGAGATGGAGACTTCGGCCGCGCTAGGCTTCGGCTTCCGCTGCGGTTTCCTGGGGCTTTTGCACCTTGAGGTGATTCGCGACCGGCTGGAACGCGAATACGACCTTGACCTGATCACCACGGCGCCCTCGGTGGTGTTCCGGCTGCACATGAGGGACGGTGAGGTGCGCGAGTTGCACAATCCCGCCGACATGCCCGACCTGACCCATGTCGATCACATCGAAGAGCCGCGTATCAAGGCCACCATCATGGTGCCCGACGAATATCTGGGCGATGTGTTGAAGCTTTGCCAGGATCGCCGGGGCATTCAGCTGGATCTGACCTATGCGGGCAACCGGGCGATGGTTGTCTATGACCTGCCGCTGGCCGAGGTCGTTTTCGATTTCTACGACCGCCTGAAATCCGTGACCAAGGGTTATGCCAGCTTCGATTACCAGATTTCCGAATATCGCGAGGATTATCTGGTCAAGATGTCGATCCTCGTGAACGACGAGCCGGTGGATGCCCTGTCGATCATGGTTCACCGCGACCGTGCGGAAAGCCGTGGCCGGGCGATGGTGGAAAAGCTGAAAGAGCTGATCCCGCGTCACATGTTCAAGATCCCGATTCAGGCGGCCATCGGCAGCAGGGTGATCGCGCGCGAGACGCTTTCGGCGATGCGCAAGGACGTGACCGCCAAGTGCTATGGCGGCGATGCGACCCGGAAAAAGAAGCTGCTGGAAAAGCAGAAGGCCGGGAAGAAGAAGATGCGGCAGTTCGGCAAGGTCGAAATCCCGCAGACCGCGTTCATTCAGGCGCTGAAGATGGATAGCTGA
- a CDS encoding alpha-D-ribose 1-methylphosphonate 5-triphosphate diphosphatase: MTRTVLANARLILPETMTAGALELQDGVITAIHSGTAVPKGAADMQGDYLAPGMVELHTDNLERHIRPRPGVDWPHPSAILAHDAELAGCGITTVFDAMRVGSIPNEGPDKDYDKYARELAHELAALRAQGVLRISHFLHLRAEICSQTLLAELDEFGSGDRVGIISLMDHTPGQRQFRDISKLAQYVQGKYKLSDTEFAQHVARLKDLRARFGDRHEAAAVEIAHRLGAVLASHDDTTAVHVAQSAGHGVRLAEFPTTAEAAAACHEHGIMVMMGAPNLIRGGSHSGNVRAAELAQNGHLDILSSDYVPAALLAGALILARIWDDLPRAIATVTANPAKAAGLDDRGRLAPGLRADLIRFSMLGDTPVMRETWVRGRRV, from the coding sequence ATGACCCGCACCGTCCTTGCCAATGCCCGCCTGATCCTGCCAGAGACCATGACCGCAGGCGCCTTGGAGCTTCAGGACGGCGTTATAACGGCGATCCATTCTGGCACCGCGGTGCCCAAAGGCGCGGCTGACATGCAGGGCGATTACCTCGCCCCGGGCATGGTGGAACTCCATACCGACAATCTCGAACGCCATATCCGCCCGCGTCCCGGCGTGGACTGGCCTCATCCCAGCGCCATCCTGGCCCATGACGCCGAACTTGCCGGCTGCGGCATCACCACGGTCTTCGATGCCATGCGCGTGGGCTCGATCCCGAATGAGGGACCCGACAAGGATTATGACAAATACGCCCGGGAACTCGCCCATGAACTGGCCGCACTAAGGGCGCAGGGTGTCCTGCGTATCAGTCACTTCCTGCATCTGCGGGCTGAAATCTGTTCGCAAACCCTGCTGGCCGAGCTGGACGAGTTCGGCTCCGGGGACCGGGTCGGCATCATCAGCTTGATGGACCACACTCCGGGCCAGCGCCAGTTCCGCGACATCTCGAAGCTCGCGCAATATGTGCAGGGGAAATACAAGCTTTCGGACACGGAATTCGCCCAGCATGTCGCACGGCTCAAGGATCTGCGCGCGCGTTTTGGCGACCGGCACGAGGCCGCCGCTGTCGAAATCGCCCATCGTCTGGGCGCGGTGCTGGCCAGCCATGACGACACCACCGCCGTGCATGTCGCACAATCAGCCGGCCACGGCGTGCGGCTGGCCGAGTTCCCGACCACCGCCGAGGCGGCGGCCGCCTGCCACGAACATGGCATCATGGTGATGATGGGGGCGCCGAATCTGATCCGGGGCGGTTCGCATTCGGGCAATGTCCGGGCGGCAGAACTGGCGCAGAACGGGCATCTGGACATTCTTTCGTCGGATTATGTCCCTGCGGCGCTGCTGGCTGGCGCGCTGATTCTGGCGCGCATCTGGGACGACCTGCCGCGAGCCATCGCAACCGTGACAGCAAATCCGGCAAAGGCGGCGGGACTGGACGATCGCGGGCGGCTTGCACCGGGGCTGCGCGCCGACCTGATCCGCTTTTCCATGCTGGGCGACACGCCGGTCATGCGGGAAACATGGGTGCGCGGACGGCGCGTCTGA
- a CDS encoding NAD-dependent deacylase, with protein MRITVLTGAGISAESGIRTFRATDGLWEEHRIEDVATPQGFQRDPALVHRFYNQRRADAARAQPNAAHRALAQLAQHHQVTLVTQNVDDLHERGGSPEVIHMHGSLLGALCAGCGHRWPAVLVMRALDPCPACGKPLTRPDIVWFGEIPYHMDRIWEAVQSADLFAAIGTSGMVYPAAGMAQYARRNGVDTIELNLASSAVSRDFTDRRIGKATKVVPDWVATLCR; from the coding sequence ATGCGCATCACCGTGCTGACGGGGGCCGGCATCTCGGCCGAAAGCGGAATCCGAACCTTCCGCGCCACCGACGGCCTGTGGGAAGAACATCGCATCGAGGATGTCGCCACCCCCCAGGGCTTTCAGCGCGATCCGGCGTTGGTGCATCGCTTCTACAACCAACGCCGCGCCGATGCCGCGCGCGCGCAACCCAATGCGGCGCATCGGGCGCTCGCGCAACTGGCGCAGCATCATCAGGTGACGCTGGTTACGCAAAACGTCGACGACCTGCATGAACGTGGCGGCTCGCCCGAGGTGATCCATATGCACGGCAGCCTGCTCGGCGCGCTCTGCGCGGGTTGCGGGCACCGCTGGCCTGCGGTGCTGGTGATGCGCGCGCTGGACCCCTGCCCAGCCTGTGGCAAGCCCCTGACACGACCCGACATCGTCTGGTTCGGCGAGATCCCCTATCACATGGACCGTATCTGGGAAGCCGTCCAGAGCGCCGACCTGTTCGCCGCCATCGGCACGTCCGGCATGGTCTATCCGGCTGCGGGAATGGCGCAATACGCGCGTCGTAACGGGGTCGATACTATTGAACTGAACCTGGCGTCATCCGCCGTCAGCCGCGACTTCACCGACCGACGCATCGGCAAGGCGACCAAGGTGGTGCCGGATTGGGTGGCCACGCTCTGCCGCTAA
- a CDS encoding heavy-metal-associated domain-containing protein produces MKFRVEDMSCGHCTAAIEKAVAEAGGKAVTDLTDRSVTVEGLDPNRAAEVIREAGYTPQPA; encoded by the coding sequence ATGAAATTCCGCGTCGAGGACATGAGCTGCGGCCATTGCACCGCCGCCATCGAAAAAGCGGTGGCCGAGGCCGGCGGCAAGGCTGTCACCGATCTGACCGACCGCAGCGTCACGGTCGAGGGGTTGGACCCCAACCGCGCGGCCGAGGTGATTCGCGAAGCCGGTTACACGCCCCAACCGGCCTGA
- a CDS encoding TetR/AcrR family transcriptional regulator, translating to MSLRERQKEDRRARIIAAAKRLFLETGLEKITMEAIAEIAGVSTVTVHNYYGTKSGVLLALVAESDRELLVTLDQRLRGKASDLPGLVLRFFEIICKHTQTHLDKAIWRQVISASIHGAEPRFAKLYGDLDRRLATVLVSEIERLIKEERITSGTHAAHLGRALFNLQNARFIEFVASDTDGYDRCRQNLHSDLQALLSGFAPNT from the coding sequence ATGAGCTTGCGCGAACGGCAAAAGGAAGACCGCAGGGCCCGCATCATTGCTGCGGCCAAGCGGCTCTTCCTTGAGACGGGCCTCGAAAAAATCACCATGGAGGCGATCGCAGAGATTGCCGGCGTTTCCACCGTAACGGTTCACAACTACTACGGCACAAAATCAGGAGTGCTTCTGGCGCTCGTTGCGGAGAGTGATCGGGAGCTTCTGGTTACGCTCGACCAGCGCCTGCGGGGGAAGGCCTCAGACCTGCCCGGACTGGTGCTTCGGTTTTTCGAGATTATCTGCAAACATACCCAGACGCATCTCGATAAGGCGATCTGGCGGCAGGTCATTTCCGCATCGATCCATGGGGCCGAGCCGCGGTTTGCGAAGCTTTACGGGGATCTCGACCGCCGTCTGGCCACGGTCCTGGTTAGCGAAATCGAAAGGCTGATAAAGGAAGAGCGGATCACCTCCGGAACCCATGCCGCCCATCTGGGCAGGGCCCTATTCAATCTTCAGAACGCCCGCTTCATCGAATTCGTGGCTTCGGACACGGACGGTTACGACAGATGTCGTCAGAACCTGCATAGTGATCTCCAGGCCCTTCTCTCGGGCTTTGCCCCCAACACCTGA
- a CDS encoding TfoX/Sxy family protein, translating into MPIEASFASFVSDQLDGTLTFTTKQMFGCVGLICDAGMFGLTAPSQSLYFRADDGNRQAFLDQHCEQFAYQTSRNGQRIATALNYFMIPATDLEDRESIARWAGLGLESARRSLRKPAQKARPAKTDPVASLWGL; encoded by the coding sequence ATGCCAATAGAAGCCTCATTCGCTTCGTTCGTTTCAGATCAGCTGGATGGAACGTTAACCTTCACGACCAAGCAGATGTTCGGCTGTGTCGGTCTCATCTGCGATGCTGGCATGTTCGGGCTGACCGCACCATCACAATCCCTATACTTCAGGGCGGATGACGGAAATCGCCAGGCTTTTCTGGATCAGCATTGCGAACAGTTTGCCTATCAAACGAGCCGCAATGGCCAGCGGATCGCCACCGCACTGAACTACTTCATGATACCGGCTACTGATCTTGAGGACCGCGAGTCGATTGCCCGCTGGGCAGGTCTCGGCTTGGAAAGTGCTCGCCGCAGCCTCCGCAAGCCCGCGCAGAAAGCGCGGCCAGCAAAGACAGATCCGGTGGCAAGCCTCTGGGGTCTGTAA
- a CDS encoding NAD-dependent succinate-semialdehyde dehydrogenase, translating into MNYTDTQLLIDGNWRPAQDGRSLPVLNPATGAEIGRVAHAGIADLDGALAAADRAFAQWKRSSPLLRSDLMRKAAALLRERAEGIAALMVAEQGKPLAQARIETLAGVEVIEWFAEEARRTYGQVIPARVPGVTQLTVKEPLGPVAAFTPWNFPINQAVRKVSAALAAGCTIIVKAPEETPASPAEMIRCFVDAGVPAGVVNLVYGDPAEISSYLIPHPVIRKVSFTGSTPVGKQLAAMAGLHMKPATMELGGHAPVLVFDDADVDAAVSAMAASKLRNAGQVCISPTRFLVQDAVAERFTAGFTAAMAGARVGPGTDPDSTMGPLANERRIPAIERLIRDALDRGARLVTGGERLGNEGWFFAPTVLADVPTDAAVMNEEPFGPIAIINRFSSDDDAFAEANRLPYGLAAYAWTQSSARVQRLQDEIQAGMLTINHIGLSLAELPFGGIGDSGMGTEGGSEAIGAYLQTRLVTRKG; encoded by the coding sequence ATGAACTATACGGACACGCAGCTTTTGATCGACGGCAACTGGCGGCCAGCGCAAGATGGGCGCAGCCTGCCGGTGCTGAACCCCGCGACCGGTGCCGAGATCGGCCGCGTCGCCCACGCCGGCATCGCCGATCTGGACGGGGCGTTGGCCGCCGCCGATCGCGCTTTTGCGCAATGGAAGCGCAGTTCACCGCTGCTGCGCTCTGACCTGATGCGCAAGGCGGCGGCGCTGTTGCGCGAACGCGCCGAGGGCATCGCCGCGCTGATGGTGGCCGAACAGGGCAAACCCTTGGCCCAAGCGCGGATCGAGACACTGGCCGGGGTCGAGGTGATCGAATGGTTCGCCGAAGAGGCTCGGCGCACCTATGGCCAAGTCATCCCTGCCCGAGTGCCCGGCGTGACCCAACTGACGGTCAAAGAGCCGCTGGGGCCGGTCGCGGCCTTCACGCCATGGAATTTCCCGATCAATCAGGCGGTTCGCAAGGTTTCCGCCGCGCTGGCGGCGGGTTGCACCATCATCGTCAAGGCACCCGAAGAAACACCTGCCTCGCCCGCGGAAATGATACGCTGCTTCGTCGATGCCGGTGTGCCGGCCGGGGTGGTCAATCTGGTCTATGGCGATCCGGCCGAGATCTCATCCTATCTGATCCCGCATCCGGTGATCCGCAAGGTTTCCTTTACCGGCTCGACCCCGGTGGGCAAGCAACTTGCGGCGATGGCCGGGCTGCATATGAAACCCGCGACCATGGAACTGGGCGGTCATGCGCCCGTGCTGGTGTTCGACGATGCCGATGTGGATGCGGCGGTATCGGCGATGGCGGCCTCCAAACTGCGCAATGCCGGGCAGGTCTGCATCTCGCCCACGCGGTTTTTGGTGCAGGATGCGGTGGCGGAACGCTTTACCGCCGGGTTCACCGCCGCGATGGCGGGGGCCAGGGTGGGGCCGGGCACGGACCCTGACAGCACCATGGGGCCGCTGGCCAACGAACGCCGCATTCCCGCCATCGAGCGGCTGATCCGCGATGCGCTGGATCGCGGCGCGCGGCTGGTAACCGGCGGTGAACGTCTGGGCAATGAGGGCTGGTTCTTTGCCCCGACCGTGCTGGCCGACGTGCCCACCGATGCCGCCGTGATGAACGAAGAGCCCTTTGGTCCCATCGCGATCATCAACCGTTTTTCCAGCGATGATGACGCTTTTGCCGAGGCGAACCGCCTGCCTTACGGACTGGCTGCCTATGCCTGGACGCAAAGCTCGGCCCGTGTGCAGCGGTTGCAGGACGAGATTCAGGCCGGCATGCTGACGATCAACCACATCGGTCTGTCGTTGGCTGAATTGCCTTTTGGCGGCATCGGCGATTCCGGCATGGGAACCGAGGGCGGATCCGAGGCGATCGGCGCCTATCTGCAAACCCGCCTTGTCACCCGCAAAGGATAA